Within the Methanomicrobium sp. W14 genome, the region GATTCCTCTTTACTCTGATTATGACGAGATAAAGGCAGGAGGTAAAGATGGTCTTGCAACTGTTTACGGGCTTGATACCGGAGATATGCCGGCTCTTCTGGGCCTGTCCGACGGGCAGTGGCTTAAAAGCTCGTCCGGATGCATGGTAGGATCAAAAATCGCCGAAGACTATTCACTGAAACCCGGGAGCAGGATAAAACTTGGCGGACATAATCTCAGGGTGGTAGGTATCCTTGAAGAAAGGGGCATGGGGTTTGATATAAGTCCTGACAATGCGATTTTCGTCACTGATAAATACATCACGTCGACGTATGACAAAGACAATTATGACCAGGTCATAGTCAAGGTGGCTGATATAAACACTATAGATGCAACAATTGACGCCATTGAAAAGAAGATGAACAGGCGTCACGATGTGATTACTGCATTTGACACAAAGGCGATTCTTGATACGCTTCTGACCACCTTTGACCAGATATCCATGTTTACAACGGCAATCGGGGGAATATCACTAATCGTTGCCGGAGTATCGATATTCAATGTCCAGATGATGTCTGTTACGGAAAGAATCAAGGAGATAGGAATTATGAGGAGTATCGGGGCCCAGAAAGCCGAAGTAATGAGAATGTTTCTCTATGAAGCGCTGGTACTTGGTTTCCTGGGGTCTCTGATAGGCGCTATATTCAGTTTTATCGGCGGGTATCTTGCGGTGTACCTGGTTCTCCAGGATGCGTCGTATGTGCTTGAGCCTTCAACGCTTATTTATATTCCATTCGGAATGGCTTTCGGAATTGTAACGAGTCTTTTGTCTGGTCTGTACCCGGCATGGAAAGCCTCAAACCTGAACCCGATAGAAGCCCTGAGACATGAATAAATGGTTTTAAAGAGTTTTAAGGAACTCTTCAATCCATGAATCATCTTTTTTAAAAGAGAACTTGTAGTAATTTTCACCTGAAATTATTATAAGGCCCTGCGGGTCTGTACTAAAAAATCCGCATTTTCCTGCCATTACGGCATCCGTACTGACTATAGGAATAACCGTGAAATTTCCTGCCGACCTTTCTTTTCCTGCCATTATCCCTGATTTATGCAGCATTTACGGTTCCTCCTTTAATCTTTGAACATTTTTTGGCTGCCAAAACTTTTCTGTATACTGCTATTGCAGGTGAAAATAACTTGTATGGCTTTTTCGCAATTATATCGCACCTGAATTCAGGTTC harbors:
- a CDS encoding ABC transporter permease translates to MLFFEFAKRNVRLNWLRSILAVIGIVIGVAAIAAMGMLGNSLVMAVSDQLSDVGDSIVIYPYGGTYDNISKRQVKDITNAAGGGGNKVIPLYSDYDEIKAGGKDGLATVYGLDTGDMPALLGLSDGQWLKSSSGCMVGSKIAEDYSLKPGSRIKLGGHNLRVVGILEERGMGFDISPDNAIFVTDKYITSTYDKDNYDQVIVKVADINTIDATIDAIEKKMNRRHDVITAFDTKAILDTLLTTFDQISMFTTAIGGISLIVAGVSIFNVQMMSVTERIKEIGIMRSIGAQKAEVMRMFLYEALVLGFLGSLIGAIFSFIGGYLAVYLVLQDASYVLEPSTLIYIPFGMAFGIVTSLLSGLYPAWKASNLNPIEALRHE